In one window of Cryptosporangium minutisporangium DNA:
- a CDS encoding response regulator transcription factor codes for MGVQVAVLDPLPMFRRGAEALLSAAGYVVETPDDALAWARRVQRGVVLLTLDGEDAWRLLGEVTRLHPIRSVIAVVDGGAVQLALRAVHTGAQSVVPRQLTAEALTRAVDAAVAGQSVLPAEVLAALRESAAPRTSTGSPLSREQVSWLSELADGTTVARLARRVGYSERAMFRHLRDTYQQLGVRDRTQAILRAQEQGWFADPD; via the coding sequence GTGGGGGTTCAGGTCGCGGTGCTCGACCCGCTGCCGATGTTCCGGCGGGGGGCCGAGGCGCTGCTGTCTGCCGCCGGCTACGTCGTGGAGACGCCGGACGACGCGTTGGCGTGGGCCCGGCGCGTGCAGCGCGGCGTCGTGCTACTCACGCTCGACGGTGAGGACGCGTGGCGCCTCCTCGGCGAGGTGACTCGGCTCCACCCCATCCGATCGGTCATTGCGGTGGTCGATGGTGGTGCTGTGCAACTCGCTCTGCGTGCGGTGCACACCGGCGCTCAGTCCGTCGTGCCTCGGCAGCTGACCGCCGAGGCGTTGACCCGCGCCGTGGACGCGGCCGTCGCGGGACAGTCCGTGCTGCCCGCCGAGGTTCTGGCCGCATTACGGGAGAGTGCCGCGCCGCGTACGTCAACAGGATCGCCGCTCAGCCGCGAGCAGGTGTCGTGGCTGAGCGAACTCGCTGACGGCACGACCGTCGCTCGCCTGGCCCGACGGGTGGGCTACTCGGAGCGAGCGATGTTCCGTCACTTGCGCGACACCTACCAGCAGCTGGGCGTCCGCGACCGGACGCAGGCAATCCTCCGCGCGCAGGAGCAGGGCTGGTTCGCCGATCCGGACTGA
- a CDS encoding AAA family ATPase, which produces MTASDGLVRVFGAARATVLREALEARSLSAKCDESWQGKGYSRAILAAVILREIDTLAENPRLCIVKWCPASRTQRESQRHHQAWLDAASTFREHLVRPLDRIRCGDGSFLLQALAGTNPTDMRPLAGLPRTTWAAAAAEVRAGLWERWNGGPRRPQVGEPRGTIELLRVELSANDDTEVPSDRWAGRVEGLASRMAPEERPSLLTLAHALRSTMSERKDHDVVGYAHGDLHGGNVLVPARPDGMPDPSGFQLIDLASFAPDAPLSRDPATLLISLLVEDVRSMSEAAGDALIGQLLRRAGPEIRLLPPVVVDLVDALSGPYTRDGLGKYWDRQWRVSLLAQALLHSTYDSTGARGQRWCARLAAALTRELLPRSGPASVRYRVAADAQGELIGRDDECRLLTEALRDEERAGVILVTGEAGIGKSRIVDEVLTNFRPESSAAVHVVTHEASPWRHPDIKTLIDAIVENPTAGVPRVNWPPLPWLAAAIESLGDTRVVVVLDAAEHLIDGGTIDVSLNAALEVIENRTPKRVKVLLVGPPELLSLSDAPWLGEAARVEVAGLDLTDFEEYVAHLAPGGDGLRELEPSALRAVHSLLGGNPRRTALLQLVLADTEIDFWPDNVAQRLSGLSTKEIDRTLIEDLVTPSRVVRRQVLCALAALGTPVPIEDVQKLVDRPARSTRETLNYLTKHRVVRHVDGRYHLAPADAANILDYLRDRPQDDFPFGERSLHDYLARAALVLLARRTRTIPTDVPGLQIHFAELSLLLRLGQFAEAKNLVDALDEVYLQGWNHRELLLAQRLALVEHLDDFHEMSNHLALADIHGSRGDFDSARPAYAAALRHSEPKYRQFQGTILGNQAAMDWDEGQTKRAWETYQQALLLARENGDRRCEMAVLSGLAACERRWGRYGAAVDLAEQALAVAGALREAGWPGPPEAVGIAVRAARWKAELGEIDAAWSYLGRAEGYALDQADRSSRAQCWDARADLILATTKDVERIAKAVDYATRAIDWVRSLGDPVVALQARTTLCLAYLYLDRPDAANQEITRAGRLRVPGRAFLVLALQAILARENDEATRADELFETLSKEAGAQLVRDPEDLAAWDYAALARCRGGDPAALAEAAEMFWRVRGENAVPTPGTNARLSVLVTRLAQISAKPERYSPVLDAINGGAAAF; this is translated from the coding sequence ATGACTGCGTCGGACGGGTTGGTTCGGGTGTTCGGCGCTGCGCGTGCCACGGTGCTGCGGGAGGCCTTGGAGGCGCGCAGCCTCTCGGCGAAGTGCGACGAGTCGTGGCAGGGGAAGGGGTACAGCAGGGCCATTCTCGCCGCGGTGATCCTCCGGGAGATCGATACCCTGGCGGAGAATCCGCGCTTGTGCATTGTCAAGTGGTGCCCAGCGTCCCGCACGCAGCGGGAGAGCCAGCGGCACCACCAGGCGTGGCTAGATGCTGCAAGCACCTTCCGAGAGCACCTGGTCCGGCCGTTGGACCGGATCCGGTGCGGAGACGGCTCCTTCCTGCTTCAGGCACTGGCCGGCACCAACCCGACCGACATGCGGCCGCTCGCTGGATTGCCGCGGACGACCTGGGCGGCGGCAGCAGCGGAGGTCCGGGCCGGCCTCTGGGAACGGTGGAACGGGGGGCCGCGCCGTCCGCAAGTCGGCGAGCCTCGCGGAACGATCGAGCTGCTGCGCGTCGAACTGTCGGCCAACGACGACACCGAGGTGCCGTCGGACAGGTGGGCAGGGCGCGTCGAAGGGCTCGCGTCCAGGATGGCGCCGGAGGAGCGCCCCTCTCTGCTGACGCTCGCGCACGCGCTGCGATCGACCATGTCGGAGCGCAAGGATCATGACGTGGTGGGGTACGCGCACGGAGATCTGCACGGAGGGAATGTGCTCGTGCCCGCCCGACCGGACGGCATGCCCGACCCCAGTGGCTTCCAGCTGATCGACCTGGCGAGTTTCGCACCGGATGCGCCGTTGAGTCGCGACCCGGCGACGCTGCTGATCTCACTCCTGGTCGAGGACGTGCGGTCGATGAGCGAAGCGGCGGGCGACGCGCTGATCGGCCAACTGCTACGCCGGGCCGGACCGGAGATCAGGCTTCTGCCGCCAGTCGTCGTCGACCTCGTCGATGCGCTGAGCGGGCCGTACACGAGAGACGGTCTCGGCAAGTACTGGGATCGCCAGTGGCGCGTCTCCCTGCTCGCGCAGGCGTTGCTCCACTCAACGTACGACTCGACCGGCGCGCGTGGACAGCGATGGTGCGCGCGGCTCGCCGCGGCGCTCACCCGCGAGCTCCTTCCGCGCTCCGGTCCTGCATCGGTGCGGTACCGCGTGGCGGCCGACGCTCAGGGCGAGCTGATCGGCCGGGACGACGAATGCCGGCTCCTCACCGAGGCGCTCCGGGACGAGGAACGTGCCGGCGTCATCCTCGTCACCGGAGAAGCGGGGATAGGGAAGTCACGCATCGTCGATGAGGTCCTCACGAACTTCCGGCCGGAGAGCAGTGCGGCTGTCCATGTCGTCACGCACGAGGCAAGCCCGTGGCGTCATCCGGACATCAAGACGCTCATCGACGCGATCGTGGAGAACCCCACGGCCGGCGTGCCGCGGGTCAACTGGCCACCGCTGCCCTGGTTGGCGGCGGCGATCGAGTCGCTAGGCGACACCCGCGTGGTCGTCGTTCTCGACGCCGCCGAGCACCTGATTGACGGTGGCACGATCGACGTGAGCCTGAACGCGGCACTCGAAGTGATCGAGAATCGAACACCGAAACGCGTGAAGGTTCTGCTAGTCGGGCCGCCGGAGCTGTTGTCGCTCTCGGACGCCCCCTGGCTGGGCGAGGCTGCACGTGTCGAGGTCGCCGGCCTCGACTTGACCGACTTCGAGGAGTACGTCGCACACCTCGCCCCGGGCGGTGATGGTCTCCGGGAGCTGGAGCCGTCCGCGCTACGGGCCGTGCATTCTCTGCTCGGCGGCAACCCGCGTCGCACTGCGCTGCTGCAGCTGGTCCTCGCCGACACCGAGATCGACTTCTGGCCCGACAACGTCGCGCAGCGCCTGTCCGGGCTGTCGACCAAGGAGATCGATCGGACGCTCATCGAAGACCTGGTGACTCCCTCCCGTGTCGTACGTCGACAAGTGCTGTGCGCACTCGCTGCGCTCGGCACGCCGGTGCCGATCGAGGACGTGCAGAAGCTGGTCGATCGGCCGGCCCGATCGACGCGCGAAACACTCAACTACTTGACGAAGCACCGCGTGGTCCGCCACGTCGACGGGCGATACCACCTGGCCCCCGCTGACGCAGCGAACATCCTGGATTACCTGCGGGACCGTCCACAGGACGACTTCCCGTTCGGCGAGCGCTCCTTGCACGATTACCTCGCGCGCGCCGCCCTGGTCCTCCTGGCGCGACGCACCCGGACCATCCCCACCGACGTACCCGGACTCCAGATCCATTTCGCCGAACTCTCGCTGCTCCTCCGCCTGGGACAGTTCGCGGAGGCGAAGAACCTGGTCGACGCCCTCGACGAGGTCTACCTGCAGGGCTGGAACCACCGCGAGTTGCTGCTCGCCCAGCGGCTGGCGCTCGTCGAGCACCTGGACGACTTCCACGAAATGTCCAACCACCTGGCGCTCGCCGACATCCACGGTTCCCGTGGTGACTTCGACAGCGCGCGGCCGGCGTACGCGGCCGCGCTCCGGCACAGCGAGCCCAAGTACCGGCAGTTCCAGGGAACGATCCTCGGCAACCAGGCGGCGATGGACTGGGACGAAGGGCAGACGAAGCGCGCCTGGGAGACGTACCAGCAGGCCCTTTTGCTCGCTCGAGAGAACGGCGATCGCCGGTGCGAGATGGCCGTCCTGTCCGGCCTGGCCGCCTGCGAGCGGCGGTGGGGACGGTACGGCGCGGCCGTGGACCTCGCGGAGCAGGCACTGGCCGTCGCCGGCGCCCTCCGAGAAGCGGGCTGGCCCGGTCCGCCGGAAGCGGTGGGCATCGCCGTGCGGGCGGCCCGTTGGAAGGCGGAACTCGGTGAGATCGATGCCGCCTGGAGCTACCTCGGCCGGGCTGAGGGCTACGCGCTCGACCAGGCGGACCGGTCCTCGCGCGCGCAGTGCTGGGATGCGCGCGCCGATCTGATCCTGGCGACGACGAAGGACGTCGAAAGGATAGCGAAGGCTGTTGACTACGCGACGCGTGCGATCGACTGGGTGCGGTCCCTCGGCGATCCGGTGGTCGCGCTGCAGGCGCGTACGACATTGTGCCTTGCCTACCTCTATCTGGATCGACCCGACGCCGCCAACCAGGAGATCACGCGCGCCGGGCGGCTGCGAGTGCCGGGCCGCGCGTTTCTCGTCCTCGCCTTGCAGGCGATTCTCGCGCGCGAGAACGACGAAGCGACGCGGGCGGACGAGCTGTTCGAGACGCTCTCCAAGGAAGCCGGTGCGCAACTCGTGCGGGACCCCGAGGACCTCGCCGCGTGGGACTACGCGGCTCTAGCGCGGTGCCGTGGCGGTGACCCCGCCGCGCTCGCCGAGGCGGCCGAGATGTTCTGGCGAGTGCGCGGCGAGAACGCTGTTCCGACGCCGGGAACCAACGCGCGGCTGAGTGTCCTCGTCACGCGGCTCGCCCAGATCTCGGCGAAGCCGGAAAGGTACTCCCCGGTGCTGGACGCGATCAACGGCGGTGCTGCCGCGTTCTGA